The nucleotide sequence GTTACCCGGTGTCTTCACATCAAATCGGAGAGAGATGCCCTCATCCGGTTGAATTCTGAGCGCCAGAACATTCGGGTTTAGCTGCTGGGCAGCAGACTGGAACATCATGAACGGCACTTCTTTGAACTGAATGGCAATCTCCGAAACCTTTTTGGGCATCCGTTTACCCGTTCGCATATAGATGGGAACTCCCTTCCAGCGCCAGTTGTCTACATACAGCTTGAGCGCGGCGTAGGTCGGTGTGGTTGAGTCGGGAGCAGCGCCCTCTTCTTCCCGATAGCCAGGGATTGCTTTCCCTTTCATCCAACCCGCCGTGTACTGACCACGAGTGGCAGTTTTCATCAGGTCTTCCACATCTGCCAACCGGGTGGCTTGTAGGACTTTGACCTTTTCACCTCGAATGCTATCGGCATCGAGGGAATTAGGGGCTTCCATGGCAGTCAGACAGAACAATTGCATCAGGTGATTTTGTACCATGTCGCGCAGGGCACCCGAAGTTTCGTAATAACCGGCCCGCCCCTCTAAACCAACCGTCTCAGCCACTGTAATCTGGATGTGATCGACAAACTGACGGTTCCACAAGGGTTCAAAGATGGCGTTAGCAAACCGGAACACCATCAGGTTTTGCACCGTTTCCTTCCCCAGGTAATGATCAATCCGGTAGACTTGCCGCTCGTCGCAGGCTTTACGCACCACCCGGTTCAGGGCCTGGGCAGAGTTCAAATCTCGACCAAAGGGCTTTTCGATCACCAGACGATGCTTTTTGGGGTTGTCAATCATGCCAGCAGCCCCAAGTTGCAGGATTGCTTCTGCAAAAAACTTAGGGGCAACGGAGAGATAGAAGACCCGATTTCCACGGGTTCCTCGCTGTTCATCCAGGGTGGCGAGGAAATTTTTCAGTTTCTGGTAACTGTGGGGATCGTCCATGTCAGCGGAGCAATAGTACAGTCCCCTGGCGAACTCGTTCCAGGTTGCTTCTGAACCCAGGCCACTACCAAACTGTTCAACACCTTCCCGCATATGTTCACGGAAATAGTCATGGGACCAGTCACGGCGGGCAACCCCCACGATTGTTAACTCTGGAGGCAGGCGTCGTTCTCGCTTCATCTGGTAAAGCGCAGGAATTAGCTTGCGCTGGGTCAGATCACCGGATGCGCCAAAAATAACTAGAATCTGCGGTTCTGGGATGCGGTCTTGTTGTAAACCAACGCGAAGGGGGTTTTCGAGGAGTGCAACCATAGAGGAGAGAAGAGGTGTATAGGTGTGCAGGGATAAGGAGAGCGGGGGGAAAGAGAGAGACGGGGGGAAAGGGAGAAGTTGAGAAGTTGAGCATTAAGCCTTGAAAATCGAGTGTTTAAGGTTCGGGAGGGGTGGTCACTGACTTTTGACGCCTGTCCAACAATCCACACTCCTTACCCCACCCTGCGGGAACGCCAGAGGCGAACACCCCTCCCCCCCTCCCTGGCACCCACCGACTAAACAGGGGTGAGTTGATTTGCTTTGGTTTCCAGAGACTTCATCAGGGAATTGAAGGGCTGGATGAATTTATCGATGCCTTCAACCAGGAGCTTATCCATCACCTGATCCAGATCAATAGCAATGTCAGGATCTTTCAGACTCTCAATCAGTTGATAGGCAGAGTCGATGTTGGTTTCGATTCGATTGGCTACATCGCAATGATCAAAGCACGCTTCAATCGTAGATGGTGGCAGCGTATTGACTGTATCAGGACCTACCAATTCATCCACATACATGACATCGCTGTAGGCAGGATTTTTGGTGCTGGTGCTTGCCCACAGAAGGCGTTGAACCTTGGCTCCTTTTGCTGCCAGCGCTTTCCAGCGATCGCTCTGGATGATCTTTTTATACTCCTGATAGGCAATTTTGGCGTTGGCGATCGCCACTTTCCCTTTAATGGCTTTCAGCTTTTCAGCAATTTCCGGCGAGTCAACTCCTTTGATCTTTGCCTCAAGCTGATCGTCAATCATGCTGTCAATTCGGCTCAGGAAGAAGCTGGCAACAGAAGCAATGTTGCTGATATCTTCACCTTGAGCAACCCGTTTCTCGAGGCCGCGAATATATGCCCAGGCGGTTTCAATGTAACTTTGGACAGAGAACAACAGGGTAATGTTGACGTTGATCCCCTCACTGATTGCCTGTTCAACCGCGGGTAAGCCCTCTGGGGTACCAGGGATCTTGATCATCACATTCGGGCGACCAATTTCCCGAAAGTAGCGCCGGGCTTCATGAATGGTGGACTCAGTATCGCGGGCAATCGTTGGCGGCACCTCAATACTGATATAGCCATCCAGTCCGTTTGATGCTTCATAGACTGGACGAAAGACATCGCACGCATTCCGAATGTCATCAAAAATCAGAGATTCATAGATCTCTAACAGGGGCTTATGGGCTTTAATCCCGGCTTCGATATCCGCATCGTAGGTCTTGTTGCCGGCGATCGCTTTCTCGAAAATTGCCGGGTTCGAGGTAATCCCTTTCAGTCCGCGTGTTTCAATCATCTGCTTCAGTTCACCGGACTGAAGCAGATCACGGGTTAGATTATCCATCCAGATACTCTGACCCAGGGTTGCAATTTCCTGTAGGTGATTTGCAGTCATTACGTATACTCCAAACGGTTATTTGAAAACTAACGGGGTGCTGGGACTTTTTCCTCCCGCTCCCGCACTCGGTCTTGAATAAAAGACTCAACCAGGGCAACATCTTCCCGACTGCCGATGATTAAAGGAGTGCGGGCATGGAGTTTATCGGGGATCGCATCTAAAATCGCCTGGGTTCCAGTACTGGCACGTCCACCTGCCTGCTCAATCAAGAAAGCCAGTGGCGCAGTTTCATAAAGCAGGCGTAGTTTACCTTCTGGTTTTTTCAAGGTACCGGGATAAAGGAACACGCCCCCCTGGTACAGGATGCGATGGATATCACCAACCAGCGCACCACTGTATCGAGCCGTGTAACCCTCATGGCGGTGAACATAGCGGATGTAATCGCGAATGGATTCATCCCACTGCCAGAAGTTTCCTTCGTTGACGCTGTAGATTGGTCCATGTTCAGGTATCTGAACGTTTTCATCGGAGAGAATAAACTCACCCAGACTGGGGTCGAGGGTAAACGCATGGACTCCTCGACCGATGGAGTAGACCAGCATGGTGCTGGGACCGTAAAGGATGTACCCTGCTGCAATTTGCTTGCGACCACTTTGTAGCAGATCACGGGCAGTACCATCCGTATCTTCCCCTTCCTGCTGGCGGATAGAAAAGATAGACCCCACATTGATGTTGATATCTACATTGGAGGAGCCATCGATCGGATCGTAGAGCAGGGTGTAGCGTCCAATGGGGCAGTTCTCAGGGATGTAGTAGGGCTTTTCCATTTCTTCGGAAGCAAGGCGGCAAACTAAACCACTTTGCTTGAAGACAGAAATAAAGACCTCATTGGCGTATATGTCCATTTTTTTAACGGACTCGCCCTGGACATTGGTTTCGCCAGTAAATCCCAATGCCCCTTCCATGAGTCCAGCACGGCTGAGGCGGCGAGAAATTAATTTGCCTGCCAGAGCAATCCGGTTCATCAGAGCGCTCAGGTCCTGGGCGTCTGGACCAAAGTTTTGCAACTGCTGGAGTACATGCCGGGACAGCGTTGTACAGTCCCGATCAAGCGTAAACTCGTGATCTAAAGGTTGGTAGGCATCAACCATTGCTTTATCCTCCCCGTTGGTATAGGGCTTTCCTGCTTGATTCCAGGTTACTGATGCCTGAATTAGCTACTTCCTATCTTAGGGAGGCAATTTAGAAATGGAGCTTAACTTTAGGTGAACTAAAGAAACAGAAACCTTTCTTGCTTTATCGCCCCTCCAGCCGTTTTTTATAACCCTGTAATCATGATGGGGGAACCCCTGTGCTTCTGAGGTTCACGGGCGTCTTCAACCGTAATCGCAACCTTTGTGACCAGTTCCTGGGAGCGGAAAGCTCTGGGGACTGCAATCACCTGAGAAAAATTTCCCTGTTCATCTACCTGGAACACTTCTGTCAAAATGGCAGACTTTTCATCGGTGGTGAAAGGGGCATTGGGTTTGAGCACCGTCCAGAGGGCATAGACCTTACCCGGTGAAAGGGGTGGCAGATTTTTCACTTCTAACCGGGCTTTTAATATGTTTGGATCAACCTCCACGATCGCCGACGCATCGCTGTTCCCTCTGGTGGCTGCCAGGGCATAGCTAAGTGTGGCATACTTCTGAGTTTCAATCCGGGCAGTCTTCACTGCCTGCCAGAGGCGATAGTTATTGACTCCCAGAGCAATGATAATGACAGCGGCGGCCACTTCCAGCAGACTGCGCCACGGCAGTTTTCTCTGCCCTGCCGGGCGAACCATTGGTGTCCCGTTGGGAACTTCGGCCTGAACCTGGTTCAGAATGGCTGATCGCAGATGTTCCGGTGGGGCAACCTCTGGCGGTGCATAGGCTGCTTCCAGTGCCCGCTGCATCTGGGTAACTTCGGCAGCGATCGCCGGGTTTTCTGCCACAAGGTGCTCAAATTCTGCTGCCTCCTCTGGACTCAGATCTCCGAGGACGTATCCTGCCACCAATAGCTGTAACTCTTCCGAGGGCATCGACATAGCCATCACCGTAACTATCCAGTAAAACTTGTAAGGGTTTGGCGCAATTTGAGCAGTCCCCTTCTGGCTCTTGCCTTTACAGTTCCGAGGGGAATCTCTAATTGTTGGGCAATTTCTGACTGACTCAGCCCGTCGTAATAAGCCAGTTTCAGAATTTGTTGCTGACTATCCGATAATTGAGCCAGTGCCGCCTGCACTTCCTGAGACTGTTCTGTTTCAGCCGCGTACTCCAGGGGGGTAGGAGATGAAATAGTGTGAGATTCACCGGGCATCCAGCGATTGAGCCGTTCGCGGGCACTGAGGCGCGATCGCAGTCGATCAATTGCCCGCGATCGGGTCAAAACCGCCAGGTAGGTTCTCAGGCTGCCGCGCTTCGGATCATAAGAACACCCTCTGGCGATGGTGAGAAAAATATCCTGGGTCAGGTCCTCGGCTTCCTGGGAATTGCCAAGTGCTTTGAGTGCTAACCCATACACCAACCCGGCATGGCGATCGTAGATAAGACCAAGCGCGCTGGTTTGACCATGCCTCAATGCAACCAATAAATCTGCATCTGTCTGGTCAGGTTGTGGAGCGTTTTGATTGCCTGATGGCTCAGAATGCATCATGCACACATACCGAGAACAGTTTGCAAACGTGAAGACTTAGATTAGACTCACCCCTAAAGGTTATGGATTCAATAAACCGAAAGACTTAGGACTTTACTACAGAGGCACAGAGAACATAGAGGATGTTTCTGGTGATTGTGGTGTCTTAATACTTCCGTTTCAGCAAGACATCTCATATTAATCCACTATGAATCCACAGTCTTTACTCTTATACGGATGATTGAATTCTTTGGATGCCTGCTTTGACAGGCAACAGCAGATTGCCAGAGGAAGAAGTGTCGCCCTAACCTTAGGGATTGAGGGGTCAGCGAGTAAACCCTGTCCCAGGAATACTCGTGGGCAAGCAGCTTTTTGAAAAGAAATATAGCAGGGGACAGGGAAAGAAGGATGACAAAGATCAGGTTTTGGAGGTTCTAGGTTGTCCTGACCTGAATGGCTCCTGCTATAAAGAGAATCCGTCTACTTATGGGATAAATGGCACTGAATTCAGCCAGGTGCTCGCCCAGATCTCCAACTTCTTCGAGAAGTTGGAGATCTTTAGCCGCTTTAATCCACGATCCTTAATTGGCGATCGCTGGTGGGTAGTTAATTCAACTATCGCCAGTCCTCTGGCTTAAACATTCTCCAGCGTTCAATGGAGATCGCTCGTTTTCTGAAGTTCTCTCCCAATCTGTTATGACTTTTCTGCCTCTGACTAAACATTTTTCAATCACGCTGATTCTTTGTAGCCTGTCGGTTCTATTACCGCTGAACCAGAGATCCCAGGCAACCTTCCCCGATCGCGGCAAACGAGGAATGGTCACTTCTGCCCATCCGGCTGCCAGTGAAGCCGGGTTGACTATTTTGCAAAAAGGTGGCAACGCCATTGATGCGGCGGTGGCGACCGCCCTGGGAATTTCGGTAGTTGAGCCGTTTTCTGCTGGCATTGGTGGAGGTGGCTTTCTGTTGCTGCGAGTGGGCAAAACTGGAGAAATTCGGGCACTGGACTTTCGAGAGCGGGCACCGTTAAAAGCCACCCCAGATCTTTATCTGGATGCCCAGGGAAAGGTCCGCCCAAATGCCAGCGTGGATGGTTATCTGGCTGTCGCAGTGCCGGGAACGATCGCCGGCCTGTATGAGGTGCACCAGCACTATGGCAACCTTGCCTGGCAGGAAGTGGTGGCTCCATCGATCCGACTGGCAAAGGAAGGAATTCCGGTGAGCACCCGATTATCCACAGCGATCGCCCGCCAGAAAACCCTGCGGCAAAATCGGGCTGCCCGTCAAATCTTTACCCGCAATGGGCATCCACTACAACCAGGGGAACTCCTGGTACAGAAGGATTTAGCTCAAACGCTCCAGGCAGTTGCCCAAAACCCCCAAAGTTTTTATACCGGCACCGTGGGAGCTGCGATCGCCCGCGACATGGCAACCAATGGCGGGTTGATTACCCTGGAAGATCTGAAACGCTATCGCCCGATCTGGCGTGAGCCAGTTTGTGGCAGTTTTCGGATCTACCAGATCTGTTCCATGCCCCCCCCGTCTTCGGGGGGAGTGCACCTGCTCCAGATGCTGAACCTGATTGGAGACATGGACCTGAAACGAATGGGCTGGCATCATCCAGATGCCCTGCACTGGATCGTAGAAGGGATGAAAATTGCCTATGCCGATCGCGCGACCCACCTGGGGGATCCTGATTTTGTGCAGGTTCCCGTTAAAGCCCTGATCAGCCCTGCCTATGCCCAATTACGTCGCCAGGAAATTCATCCCCAGAAAGCTCGTCCTGCCAGTCTCGTCAAGCCAGGAGATCCAGCATTACTGCAAACACTGTCCAACGGGAGAATTGGCACAAAGTTCACCGCTTCTATGCGCTCTCAGGGGGGAACCAGGGTGTCTGCCGATACCAGCCATCTGAATGTGGTGGATGCTGCTGGTAATGCGGTTAGCCTCACGTTTACGGTTAATTTGGGATTTGGGGCAGGGGTGGTAGTGCCCGGCACCGGCATTGTGCTGAACAATGAGATGGATGATTTTGTGGTGGCCCCCGGTGTGCCCAATGCGTTTGGGTTGGTCGGCGGGGATGCAAATGCCATTGCCCCTGGCAAAACCCCCCTCTCCAGCATGACCCCCACGATTGTGACCGAGGGCGACAATTTGCGCCTGGTGGTGGGCGCTCCCGGTGGCAGCACAATTATCACCACTGTGCTCCAGGTGATCTTGAATGTGCTGGTCTACGAAATGGATATAAGAAGAGCGATCGCGGCTCCCCGCTTGCATCATCAGTGGTTGCCGGACCGTCTGCGGATGGAGCAGTGGGGGTTTGATCGACTAACTCTGGCGGATCTTCGGCGTCGAGGGCACCTGATTCAAGAAGGGGGAACCTGGGGCAACGCAAATGGGATTAACCGCACACCTGATGGCTGGTTGGAGGGAGCTGCTGACCCACGCGGCGAAGGTTCAGCCTATGGATTTTGATCCCTGATTGGGGGACTGAATAGCCGGATGAGTTGAAACTCGTCAATTCATTCAACTTCTATAGCAGGGGACAGGGGACAGGAGAGAGCCTGACGGCAAGGGAATGTCCCCATTTCTGTTCTGTCAATCGACTTTCAGTAAACCTCGATGCAGGCGATCGAACACCTGGTTGATGAGCATTTGTTCTTCTGCATTCAGGTTGGGCATTGACAAAAACAATCGCTGATCGGCACGGGTGATTCTACGAGAGGCAAAAATTCGATCAACGGCTTCCATGAAGCAGGCGGAAGGAGTTTGGGGGGCTTGCATTGGTTTTAAGGGAAACTCAACTGTTATCAGTATGCGGCTATTCACTCCACTGGCAGGTGATGGCAGGGGTGGCTTGATGTGACAATTCCAGCCCTTCTCTGTGATCTGAAGCCTGATCGCCGGGTTACAGGCGGAGTGGGTTTTCGAACGCTCCCAAAGCTTTGAGGCTCGCTCTTTGAGCTTCGCTGATACCTGTGGTTCCGGTGATGTTAGTTTCCTGGTAAGGTCTGGGTCCTCTCAAAATTTTGAGGCATTCACGGGTAGAAATATCCCAAAAGCGAATCGTTTCATCTTCACTACCACTGATCAAAACAGGTTGTAGCGAAGGGGGAGAGGAGGAAGAGGACCCATGGATCCAGCCGAAAGTGAGAGACCAGATGTGGCTGGTGTGTCCCTCCAGGGAAGTCAGTAGTTCTCCGGTGCGGCTATCCCAGAGTTTAATGATCGAGTCTTCGCCACCACTGGCAATTACTGTGCCGTCTGGACTGAAGGCAACCGTCTGGACACGGGTATGGTGCCCATGCAGGACATGTAAGCACCTGCCGGTAGACACCTCCCAGATCCTGACGGTGCGATCGCGGCTGGCACTGGCAAGTAGATGACCATCGGGGCTGAAGGTTAAATCCCAGATTCGTTCTGTATGGCCATCAAACTCCTGAATCTGTTTGCCTGACTTGGGTTCCCAGAGCTGAATTACCGGGTTATCTCCGGCGCTGGCAAGGATTTGACCATCGGGGCTGAAAGCCGTTGAGAAAACCCGCCCTGTAGATCCCTGTAAAACCTTGAGGCATTCTCCAGTGGCAACGTCCCACAGTCGGACAGTACAGTCAAAACTGCCACTGGCAAGGGTAAAACCATCCGGACTGAACTGGACTGAGCAAATCCAGTGGGTATGCCCTTTCAGCACCTGAAGGCAATGACCACTGGAAACATCCCATAACCGGATGGTGTGGTCAAACCCACCGCTGGCAAGCATCGCAGTTGTTTTCTTCGATGGCGGGATTGGGGAGAAAGCGACCGCCAGAATCCAGTTGGTATGTCCATGCAGAGTTTTCAGGCACTCGCCAGAGTCAATCTGCCATAGTCTGATGAGGTTATTGGAGCTACTGCTTGCCAGAATAAGGGGGAAAGCACAGGTTGCCGGTTGCTGGCTGAAGTGCTCTTGCGGGGGAGCGCTCTGGGATTTTCCTGCCGATGATAGGGATGCGTTACCTGCCAGGATGGGGTTCTGCAATGCCTGAGAGGGTGGCACAGCAACTGCCAGAATGGCATCACTGTATCCCCTCAGAGTTGTTAAGCACTGGCCAGTGCGGATGTCCCAGAGCTTGATTTGCTGATCCAGACTACCGCTGGCGAGGAGGTGGTGGTGGGAGCAGGCGATCGCCCAAACATCATTGGTATGTCCCCGCAGAATCCGGATGCACTCTCCAGTGCGGCTATCCCAGAGGCGCAGTGTGTAATCTTCGCTGCCGCTGGCAATCCTGTATCCATCGGGACTGTAGACTACAGAACGGATGCAGGCAGTGTGTCCCTCCAGTTGTTTCAGGCAGCTCCCATCAGCCAGTCGCCACAGTTTGACGTGACCATTCGCTCCCCCCGTAGCAACGCTCTGACCGTCAGGGCTGACGGCGATCGCCCAAACTCCCTGGCTCTGGGCATTGAACGTTTGCAGACATTCACCCGTGTGGGCATTCCAGACCCTGACCCAATCGTCCCCACAGCCACTGACCAGAATTGATGAGTTCATACCTGGTTTGCCCGCCTGTAAAGCTGGTTTCGGTCCAGGCACAAAGGCAAGTCCCCGCACCCAGTTGTGGTGCCCCGTTAGCGTCCGCAGGCATTTCCCGGTCGTCGGTTCCCAAAGTTTGACCGTGCCATCAGCGCCACTACTTGCCAGCAGGGTGCCGTCCGAGTTAAACACAACCGCCAATGTCCAATCACAATGATCCTCCAGGGTTTGCAGACATTGCCCGGTTTCGGTATCCCAGAGTCGGATACGGGCATCTTCGCTACTACTTGCCAGGATTTTGCCGTCAGGGCTGAGGGCAACACAGCTACACCAACTGACTCTGCTGCGAAACTTAAGCTGGTGTTCGCCATCGGCAATCTGCCACAGATAGATGCCACTCATGTCAGTAGCTGCCAGAAGCCTGCCATCCTGGCTCAGATCAACGGCCCAGACATTGCCCAGGGTTTCTGTAAACACGGATTTAGCCAGATCGGCATGGGCAAAATTCACCCTGTACAGAGGCACCCCCTGAAGATAAGCCTGCCATACCACCAGATTTGAGAAGTCTGAGCCAGTCAGGTCGATGTCCAGATAATGCATCAAATTGAGCAGATTGCCAGCCGCATATCCAGGGATATGGGCAAACTCTGTCCGTAATTTCTGAAGCAGTTGCCTGAGTTTGAGTTCCACAGCTCTGGGGGTATGGAACTGTTCACGGAGGCGATCGCCAATGCGTTGCAAACTAATCCGTACCTGACTTTCTCGGATATAGCTTTTGGTCTGTGCCTTGATAAAGGCATGGCTCATCAGCAAATGGATATCGTCCGCGCAAATTTCCTGGCAGACCTGCTCCACAAATACCTCAATCATGTACTCCATAACCACAGGTTGTTGGGTAAACCCATGGGGGCTAAGCTCAATTACAAACCGTCGTCCCAGGGATTGGAGAACTTCGGGTAACTGGCGCTTGAGCGATGGAGACAGGATGTCATCTCGCAGTTCGGACAGGGAAACCACTTCCCGGTTGATGGCCAGCCAGTACATCACGTCTTTTTCTGCCTCAGACAGGCGATCCAACTGACGATGCAGCAGGTCACGAATGTCATCAAAGACCAGGGCACCCTGGCTCACAGAATCCAGAAACCGGGAGATGTTGCTGCTGAACAAGTCCTTGATCACTGAAGCCACCATCTTGAGGGCAAGGGGATTGCCCGCATAGTGATCAATCAGGCATTCCCACTCTACAGCTGAGGCAGAAAAGTGCCCTCGAATTTTGAACAGTTCCTGACCATCCTGACTGGTCAATCCTTGCAGATGAAATGACCGAACGGGTGTCTGCTCTCCTTTCTGAATAGCCACTTCCATCGGCTCTTCCCGACTGGTTAGCACCAGGCAACTCTGGTGAGGCACTTCTCCCAGTCGCTTCAGAAGTTCACCATAATCTTCATAACCCTGACGGTAATGGCCGGCAGAATGACTATTTCCTGGAGAAGACATGCCATTTTGCAAGATCATTTCGGCATTGTCCAGGATTAGTAAGCAGCGACGCTGCTTCAAATACTCCATCAACTGAGACAACTTCCCATCGATCGCCTCAGGGATCTCAGCACCCGCTCCATTGGCAAAAAATTGGAGCAGACTGGTCAATAGCTCTTTCAGGGGTGGAGCATTTCGCAGCGATCGCCAGATCAGCCAGTCAAACTCTTCCTGCACCTGGTGGGCCAGTTTAACGGACAGCGTGGTTTTGCCAATGCCGCCCGTGCCCAGGAGGGCAATCAGCCGGCAACGGTCATGCACAATCCACCGGGACAAGGTTGCCAGTTCTTCTGTACGGCCAAAAAAGGTTGAAACATCCACCGCTTCACCCCAGTCCCGGTGTTTGGTGTCTGGAGCAGGGGAAAAAGGACCGCCAGGACGATGACGCACCCACCGCCCAATCACCGCCTTAAAATTTTGTCGAGTCACCCGTTCGGCAAAAGCATCCGACAACAACCGCCACATCTGGGCACCCACTGCACGAATATACTCAGTCGTGAAATTCCAGTCTTCTGCAATTTCAGGATAGGTTTTGCCTGCCCAGGCCTGACGAAATACCAGCTCTTGAGTGTCGTTCAACCGTACAGGTTGCAAAACCTCATCAATAACTGTCAGGGCTTCTTCAAGTGTCATCTTCAGAGCACATACATATATGCACCATACTCTAATTAAACGAAAGGTTATTCGTCAGTTAGCTCACCCATTTTGATGAGGTATGGCAGGAGACAGGGGATAGGAGATAGGAGATAGAAGATAGAAGATAGAAGATAGAAGATAGAAGATAGAAGACAGAAGATAGGAGATAGGGGACAGGGCTAAAAGGACACCATGCATGGGTTTGCGATCTCCAGCCTGTCCTGCCCCCAGGCGAAGACTGTTCTCGTTCCCATGCTCTGCGTGGGAATGGGTTCTGGAGGCTCTGCCTCCCGTATCAGCGGTAGAGCCTGGACACCAGGGCTATCCTTCTGATGAATTCCCATATTTTCTGGCATTGCTGAATCTGGGGATGAAAAAGAGGCAGGATGAATTGAAACTTCGTTTCAATTCATCCTGCCTTTCAGCAACGCCTACTTTCTTAACTCCTGATTTCAACCATTTCTCCGCAACCAAATTCCCCGCATTCCAGCCCT is from Leptothermofonsia sichuanensis E412 and encodes:
- a CDS encoding WD40 domain-containing protein gives rise to the protein MTLEEALTVIDEVLQPVRLNDTQELVFRQAWAGKTYPEIAEDWNFTTEYIRAVGAQMWRLLSDAFAERVTRQNFKAVIGRWVRHRPGGPFSPAPDTKHRDWGEAVDVSTFFGRTEELATLSRWIVHDRCRLIALLGTGGIGKTTLSVKLAHQVQEEFDWLIWRSLRNAPPLKELLTSLLQFFANGAGAEIPEAIDGKLSQLMEYLKQRRCLLILDNAEMILQNGMSSPGNSHSAGHYRQGYEDYGELLKRLGEVPHQSCLVLTSREEPMEVAIQKGEQTPVRSFHLQGLTSQDGQELFKIRGHFSASAVEWECLIDHYAGNPLALKMVASVIKDLFSSNISRFLDSVSQGALVFDDIRDLLHRQLDRLSEAEKDVMYWLAINREVVSLSELRDDILSPSLKRQLPEVLQSLGRRFVIELSPHGFTQQPVVMEYMIEVFVEQVCQEICADDIHLLMSHAFIKAQTKSYIRESQVRISLQRIGDRLREQFHTPRAVELKLRQLLQKLRTEFAHIPGYAAGNLLNLMHYLDIDLTGSDFSNLVVWQAYLQGVPLYRVNFAHADLAKSVFTETLGNVWAVDLSQDGRLLAATDMSGIYLWQIADGEHQLKFRSRVSWCSCVALSPDGKILASSSEDARIRLWDTETGQCLQTLEDHCDWTLAVVFNSDGTLLASSGADGTVKLWEPTTGKCLRTLTGHHNWVRGLAFVPGPKPALQAGKPGMNSSILVSGCGDDWVRVWNAHTGECLQTFNAQSQGVWAIAVSPDGQSVATGGANGHVKLWRLADGSCLKQLEGHTACIRSVVYSPDGYRIASGSEDYTLRLWDSRTGECIRILRGHTNDVWAIACSHHHLLASGSLDQQIKLWDIRTGQCLTTLRGYSDAILAVAVPPSQALQNPILAGNASLSSAGKSQSAPPQEHFSQQPATCAFPLILASSSSNNLIRLWQIDSGECLKTLHGHTNWILAVAFSPIPPSKKTTAMLASGGFDHTIRLWDVSSGHCLQVLKGHTHWICSVQFSPDGFTLASGSFDCTVRLWDVATGECLKVLQGSTGRVFSTAFSPDGQILASAGDNPVIQLWEPKSGKQIQEFDGHTERIWDLTFSPDGHLLASASRDRTVRIWEVSTGRCLHVLHGHHTRVQTVAFSPDGTVIASGGEDSIIKLWDSRTGELLTSLEGHTSHIWSLTFGWIHGSSSSSPPSLQPVLISGSEDETIRFWDISTRECLKILRGPRPYQETNITGTTGISEAQRASLKALGAFENPLRL